GTCGCGTTTTCACGCCGGCAGCGAAAACAGTTTGAAACCGTGCTGGAGCAGCTTGCGGCCAGGGGAATCTCCATCCCGCTCGTTCACGCGGACAACAGCGCCGCCTTGTTGCACGAGTCGGACACATCGTTCAATCTCGTGAGGCCGGGCCTGCTGGTTTATGGCGTCGTGCCGGCCGGCAAACGGCGTCTCGCAACACCGTTGCAAAAGCGCCTTCGTCCAGCGCTCTCATTCAAATGCCGGGTCAGTCTCGTGAAGGAGATTCCAAAGGGCGCCTCGCTGAGCTACGGCCGCGCGTTTGTCGCGCCGCAAAGGATGCGTGTGGCAACGTTGACCGCCGGCTACGGTGACGGCTATCCGCGCGCCGCCAGCAATCGCGCGCAGGTGTTGATTGGAGGGAAACGCTGCGCCGTGCTCGGTCGCGTGACGATGGACCAGATGATGGTGGACGTTTCGCGCGTGCCGGGCGCGAGGGCAGGGGACGAGGCCGTGCTGATTGGCCGGCAGGGCCGTGACGAAATCACAGTTGGCGAACTGGCTGACTGGTGCGGGACAGTGCCGTGGGAAATCCTGACCAACATTTCCTATCGCGTGCCAAGGATTTATCGCGGCTGTCAGGCGGCGTGAGATGAGTGCCCGCATTGCCGCAACGCATCGGCTGACATAGACTCCCGTCGTGACCCTTAGTGGCATCGGGTCGCACGCTTGTGTGTAAAATAATGAATCAGTTGTGTTCGGTCCGTGGAAACAACTGAACCCAATTATCGCCTTTCGTTGTCCCTTTCCATCCTTGGGTGAGCCTCCATGGGTCCTTTTCAGAATCCCTCTGAAAGTAATACCAATATATGTTCTTTGGTTCCGCTTCCTTCTCTACCCACAAAGCGACTGTTTGCGGATAAGGAAATTGCTTTACGTCGTGCGGGATATCGGCTCCGAATTCGCAATGCTCACCTTTGCTGAACCCGGGAACCTTACCGTCGTCCAATAGTTGGTCAAAAACGACCATCGCTGACTGAACTGCAGGAACCTGCTCGTTATCATCCGGAATACTTGCCAGTTCAGGGCGAGTTGCCCAACTGGCGCACAACCCGAGTGCGACTACTGCGAGTGATCTCATGAAAAAAGCAAAAGGTATCCTGCGCATCCTATGCGAATCTGAGCGGCCACGACTTGAAACAAAATGGCGAGAGTAAGTGACGCATCCGAATTGGCGCCCGACATTGAGACGAGGACCGGTCCGGTAGTTTATTTTCGAAGTTTAGTTACATCTCATTTTTACCTTTGAAATATATATCCCACCAAACTCCAATGCCCAGTCTTCCTAACTCGAGCATCTGGTTGGGCATCAACCAAGGGCCTCCCTGACCAGTAGATACCCAGTAGGAAGTGATGTCGATCTTACAGTCCAAGTCGTGAATCTTGTCGATTGAATCGCCCTTTCCATCAAGTGCGACGAGGATCATATCAATATGACGCCGAGTGTCTTTTGAGTCGCACAGTTTCTCTGTGGAGTAAAACCATCCATTGGTTTTGCGTTGAAGTCTGCCCCCAGTGTGACTATCGCCCTTCCGAAAAGTGCGCGTCGGTTCGATCTGCAGAATCTTGGTGATCTCGTCCGGGGCGAGGTCATCTGAAAACACGCGAAGCGTCGAATATGTGGCGGCACACGTCGGATACGAATCGTCGTAATGAGGCTGACCCTTTTTAGACATATCTGCTGTAGCGAGCTTTCTCCTTTCTATTGGACATTAGCGGTTCAATACGAGGTCCCGCTTTCCTTCCCAACATGCCACTGAGAATAGTTTTTTGGCATCCGTCGGTCAACCGCTTTGAGGCCGCCATCGGTTAGACTCGCAGCTTCAAAACCAGCCCCGCCGCGATTACTGATGCTGCCGCAATCGGGCTTCGGCGAGATCAATATCGCGCTGGATACGGCGCAGGACTTCATCATTGATGATGCTCTCGTTGCGGAGTTGAAGGATGGTCCGGCGTTCCTGTTCGAGCGCTTCGAATGACAGCCGTTCGTATTCAGACGAAAAAAGCCGCAACGGAGCGCCGGTACTTTCCGGTTCGGCGGCTTCCAACTGGCGGATGCGGTCCTCGTATTCGATGCGCAATCGCTGCCAAGCATCGGCCTTCGCCGGGTCGCGTTCGACGATTTCATTGAGCCGGTCCAGCGCGGCCTGATTGGCCTTGAGCCGGGCTTCGCGTTCTTCTTTTTCGGTGGCGCCATCATCTTCAATGCCGAGCCAGCGAATCAAGGGTGGCAGACTCAAGCCCTGCACCACGAGTGTCGCGAGAATCACGATGAAGGTGAGGAACAGAATCAAATCGCGGCCCGGAAAGGGCGAGCCGCCTTGAGTCGTGAGCGGCAACGCCAGGGCGGCGGCGAGTGAAACCACGCCGCGCATCCCGGTCCAGGCGACAATCGTGACGTGGCGCCACGACGGATACGGATCACGTTCACGAATGCTCTTGAAAAGCAGGCGCGGCAGATAGGTTGCCGGAAACACCCAAAGGATACGGATGAGAATGACCGCCAGGCTGATGAGCAGTGCGTACCACACAAACTGGCGGATGGGTATCGGATTGCCGGACAAGGCGCGCAGCACTGCCGGCAATTGCAGCCCAATGAGGATAAAGACAAAACCGTTCAGAAGAAACTCCACCATTTCCCAGACCGGCCCGCCATGAAGCCGGGTCCGGAAGGTGAGGATTTCGGGCATGAGCCAGCCGAGATACAGTCCGGCGGTCACGACCGCGAGGACGCCGGAAACGCCGAGCCGTTCGGCAGACAAATAGGCGGCAAACGGTGTCAGCAATGAAACGGTGATTTCGATCGGCGCGTCATCCACGCGTTTGTGAAACTGCTCCGCCAGCCAGCCGACCGCCAGACCCAGAATAATCCCGCCGCCGCCCACAACGAGGAACTGACCGGCGGCATGTGCCAGTGAGAATGAGCCGGTCACCACGGCCACGACGGCGAAGCGAAAAGCAACCAGTGCGGTGGCGTCGTTGACCAGACTTTCGCCTTCCAGAATGGTCACGATCCGACGAGGAACCTTGAGACGGTCGGCAATTGCGGTGGCGGCGATGGCGTCGGGCGGAGAGATGATTGCACCCAAAACAAATCCGGCGGCCAGCGGCAGGTCCATGAAATAGTGCGCGAGCAGGGCGACTGCCACGGTGGTGAACAAGACGAGGCCAATGGCAAGCAATGAAATGGGACGTAGATTCGCGCGGAAATCGCGCCACGACGTGAATAGAGCCGCCGGGAACAGGAGCGGCGGCAGAAAGAAAAGGAAGACCAGTTCCGGATCGAGCCGGACTTTTGGCAGTTTGGGAATCAAACCGAGGAACAAACCGCCGATAACGAACAGAATTGGATAAGGTATGTGCAGCTTGCGGGCCAGCAACGCCAGAACCGCCACGGCAAGCAACAAACCCACGAAAATCTCGACGACTCCGGTCATGCGCCGGTCAGCCTAGCGGCGAAT
The sequence above is drawn from the Candidatus Angelobacter sp. genome and encodes:
- a CDS encoding Na+/H+ antiporter, which codes for MTGVVEIFVGLLLAVAVLALLARKLHIPYPILFVIGGLFLGLIPKLPKVRLDPELVFLFFLPPLLFPAALFTSWRDFRANLRPISLLAIGLVLFTTVAVALLAHYFMDLPLAAGFVLGAIISPPDAIAATAIADRLKVPRRIVTILEGESLVNDATALVAFRFAVVAVVTGSFSLAHAAGQFLVVGGGGIILGLAVGWLAEQFHKRVDDAPIEITVSLLTPFAAYLSAERLGVSGVLAVVTAGLYLGWLMPEILTFRTRLHGGPVWEMVEFLLNGFVFILIGLQLPAVLRALSGNPIPIRQFVWYALLISLAVILIRILWVFPATYLPRLLFKSIRERDPYPSWRHVTIVAWTGMRGVVSLAAALALPLTTQGGSPFPGRDLILFLTFIVILATLVVQGLSLPPLIRWLGIEDDGATEKEEREARLKANQAALDRLNEIVERDPAKADAWQRLRIEYEDRIRQLEAAEPESTGAPLRLFSSEYERLSFEALEQERRTILQLRNESIINDEVLRRIQRDIDLAEARLRQHQ
- the alr gene encoding alanine racemase; protein product: ENLSWIRHRVGPSVKIMTVVKADAYGHGLKQIAALLMQSGADLFGVANLAEARAIHSVGKGWPVLMLGACLPEEVEHGMRDNVMPTISSLEEAKRFSRCAARFGKTVRAHVKVDTGMGRLGVAPERALQLVVGASRLPGIIVHGLYTHYSSVEDDVAFSRRQRKQFETVLEQLAARGISIPLVHADNSAALLHESDTSFNLVRPGLLVYGVVPAGKRRLATPLQKRLRPALSFKCRVSLVKEIPKGASLSYGRAFVAPQRMRVATLTAGYGDGYPRAASNRAQVLIGGKRCAVLGRVTMDQMMVDVSRVPGARAGDEAVLIGRQGRDEITVGELADWCGTVPWEILTNISYRVPRIYRGCQAA
- a CDS encoding DUF4279 domain-containing protein; protein product: MSKKGQPHYDDSYPTCAATYSTLRVFSDDLAPDEITKILQIEPTRTFRKGDSHTGGRLQRKTNGWFYSTEKLCDSKDTRRHIDMILVALDGKGDSIDKIHDLDCKIDITSYWVSTGQGGPWLMPNQMLELGRLGIGVWWDIYFKGKNEM